A window of the Chiloscyllium plagiosum isolate BGI_BamShark_2017 chromosome 13, ASM401019v2, whole genome shotgun sequence genome harbors these coding sequences:
- the neu4 gene encoding sialidase-4 translates to MTSRYLPAKTVLFEQGRFGLTYRIPALCYLAQSAAILAFAEERLSPADADATVLVFRRGAVYKSHVQWGDMEVLHSAYLKNHRSMNPCPVYDNSTDTLFLFFIAVLGRTTESYQLITGDNVTRLCCVRSTDHGQSWSAITDLTECTIGCAIEEWATFALGPGHGIQLPSGRLVVPAYAYHIDSKECFGKICRTSPHSFMFYSDDHGTVWRSGDFIDNLETVECQVVSVDEEDGHGVVYCNARTQLNFRAQALSTNGGAAFQDGHLIPKLVEPPRGCHGSIVGFPAPVGKRYDELLAFSAFDSDNQQQTRLQHKGLKLNLRSSTWVLYAHPTSPTSRRHLGVYLSTFPRDPCSWTEPWVIHEGPSAYSDLAFLEMAASKGPEAQLPAVAFACLYECGASSPYEKIAFSVFTMRELFHNIPHPPAQSQVELSTRPTSACCPIT, encoded by the exons ATGACTTCCCGCTATCTTCCTGCTAAAACGGTATTATTTGAACAGGGAAGGTTTGGCCTGACCTACCGAATTCCTGCTCTGTGTTACCTGGCCCAGTCTGCGGCCATTCTGGCATTCGCtgaagagagactgagcccagctGATGCTGATGCTACTGTCCTGGTGTTCCGCAGGGGAGCGGTGTACAAGAGCCATGTCCAG tgggGAGACATGGAAGTTCTGCACTCCGCCTACCTCAAGAATCACCGCTCGATGAACCCGTGTCCTGTTTATGACAATTCCACCGACACCCTCTTTCTCTTCTTCATTGCAGTCCTGGGACGCACCACAGAATCCTATCAACTTATCACAGGCGACAATGTGACTCGCCTCTGCTGTGTCCGCAGCACTGACCACGGCCAGAGCTGGAGTGCCATCACTGACCTGACTGAGTGCACCATTGGCTGTGCCATCGAAGAGTGGGCCACCTTTGCCCTGGGCCCAGGCCATGGCATCCAGCTTCCATCTGGGAGACTTGTTGTCCCAGCCTATGCCTATCACATTGATTCAAAAGAATGCTTTGGAAAAATCTGCAGGACCAGCCCACATTCCTTCATGTTCTACAGCGATGACCATGGCACGGTCTGGAGATCCGGGGACTTCATAGACAACCTGGAGACTGTGGAGTGCCAGGTGGTGtcagtggatgaggaggatggcCACGGTGTTGTGTACTGCAATGCCAGGACACAGCTGAACTTCCGGGCTCAGGCGCTCAGCACCAATGGTGGTGCTGCCTTTCAGGATGGGCATCTCATCCCAAAGCTGGTGGAACCACCCAGGGGATGCCACGGGAGCATCGTTGGTTTCCCAGCTCCCGTAGGGAAGAGGTATGACGAGCTTCTGGCCTTCAGCGCCTTTGACTCTGACAACCAGCAGCAAACCCGACTCCAGCACAAAGGCTTGAAGCTCAACTTGCGGTCTTCAACCTGGGTCCTCTACGCTCACCCAACCAGCCCAACCAGCCGGCGGCACCTGGGAGTTTACCTCAGTACCTTTCCACGAGACCCTTGCAGTTGGACTGAGCCCTGGGTTATTCACGAAGGGCCCAGTGCTTATTCAGACCTGGCATTCTTAGAAATGGCTGCTTCCAAGGGCCCTGAGGCTCAGCTCCCAGCAGTGGCATTCGCCTGTCTTTATGAATGTGGAGCCAGTTCACCTTATGAGAAAATAGCGTTTAGTGTCTTTACAATGCGTGAGCTGTTCCATAATATTCCACATCCACCTGCACAGTCTCAGGTGGAGCTGAGCACCAGGCCTACCTCTGCCTGCTGCCCCATCACATGA